In Pseudomonas poae, a single genomic region encodes these proteins:
- a CDS encoding cytosine permease, with protein MSASPQVASKGRLNLETRSIDYVPLAERHGKAWHLWPIWFCGEAHLTTLAVGIIGVGMGANLFWSAVAIFLGCAFGTLFMAGHSTQGPQMGLPQLIQSRPQFGYFGALLVYAAAIATYVGYNAFNQLLVGQTLHELFDAPEHGSAIAFSLLAIVMAIAGYNTFHKVQRVLAFVLIGVMLVFTVGLVFLVKLPAEQLSVSGFKATPFLAQFFVAAAYQLSWAIYVSDYSRYLPANVSVKSSFWWTYLGAMIGGVWMMLIGALAAALSPGQNLAKGLVMLGNLLFSGFGEFLLILAVLSLVTSAAQNFYGASITLLSIADTIKSQTSTLFKRIVSMLLVGGTAIAIAMTASDNFVKEFGDFLAILLYLFTPWTAINLVDFYKVRHGKFSITEIFKPNGIYGRWNWRGIGAYVAGFVAMLPFSSTGLYTGYVTTLLGGADISMLVGLVVSALVYGWLCRSQNIAQELSRIEVLDKDLESGLQAG; from the coding sequence ATGTCTGCCTCTCCCCAAGTCGCGTCCAAGGGACGCCTGAACCTGGAAACCCGCTCCATCGATTACGTGCCGCTTGCCGAGCGCCATGGCAAGGCCTGGCACTTGTGGCCGATCTGGTTCTGCGGCGAAGCCCACCTCACCACGCTGGCTGTCGGCATCATCGGTGTTGGCATGGGTGCCAACCTGTTCTGGTCGGCGGTGGCGATTTTCCTCGGGTGTGCGTTCGGCACGCTGTTCATGGCTGGGCACTCCACTCAAGGCCCGCAGATGGGCCTGCCGCAACTGATCCAGTCGCGCCCGCAATTCGGTTATTTCGGCGCGCTGTTGGTGTACGCGGCGGCCATCGCTACGTATGTGGGCTACAACGCGTTCAACCAATTGCTGGTGGGGCAAACCCTGCACGAACTGTTCGACGCGCCGGAACATGGCTCGGCCATCGCCTTTTCGTTGCTGGCGATTGTCATGGCAATTGCCGGCTACAACACCTTCCACAAGGTGCAGCGGGTGCTCGCGTTTGTATTGATTGGCGTGATGCTGGTGTTCACCGTCGGCCTGGTGTTCCTGGTCAAATTGCCGGCTGAGCAGTTGAGCGTTTCCGGGTTCAAGGCCACGCCGTTCCTGGCGCAGTTTTTTGTCGCGGCTGCCTATCAACTGAGCTGGGCGATTTATGTCTCTGACTATTCGCGCTACCTGCCGGCGAATGTCAGCGTGAAATCCTCGTTCTGGTGGACCTACCTGGGCGCCATGATTGGCGGCGTGTGGATGATGTTGATCGGCGCCCTGGCCGCAGCATTGAGCCCGGGGCAGAACCTGGCCAAAGGCCTGGTGATGCTCGGCAACCTGCTGTTCAGCGGCTTTGGCGAGTTTCTGTTGATCCTCGCCGTGCTCAGCCTGGTCACCAGTGCCGCACAGAACTTCTACGGCGCATCCATCACCCTGCTGAGCATTGCCGACACGATCAAAAGCCAGACCTCAACCCTGTTCAAACGCATCGTTTCGATGCTGCTGGTGGGCGGCACCGCGATTGCCATCGCGATGACGGCATCGGATAACTTCGTGAAGGAATTCGGCGACTTCCTCGCGATCCTGCTGTACCTGTTCACGCCCTGGACCGCGATTAACCTGGTGGATTTCTACAAGGTGCGCCACGGCAAATTCTCGATTACCGAGATCTTCAAGCCCAACGGCATCTATGGCCGCTGGAACTGGCGCGGAATTGGCGCCTATGTGGCGGGGTTCGTGGCGATGCTGCCGTTCTCCAGCACCGGCTTGTACACCGGCTACGTCACCACGCTGCTCGGCGGTGCGGACATCAGCATGTTGGTAGGCCTGGTGGTGTCGGCGCTGGTCTACGGTTGGCTGTGCCGCTCGCAGAATATCGCTCAGGAACTGTCGCGCATCGAGGTGCTGGACAAGGACCTGGAAAGCGGCCTGCAAGCCGGCTGA